A single region of the Streptococcus sanguinis genome encodes:
- a CDS encoding YoaK family protein: MKQFVKREFHSRSKFFACLLTFCAGFIDAYTFIERGGTLVAGQTGNVVFLSVELINQETRGIEVKLATMLAFMLGIFLMTVFQHHFEHSWRRLSSVFPLILTTAVAGFLPANVSHLYIVPPLAFCIGLVATAFGEVDGIVYNNSFTTGNIKKTMVAFGNYARNKKGKDLKEGLFFVALLASFVVGAIISTYLIQFYLLKTIWLVSLILTAFLLFRGIQYVRR, encoded by the coding sequence ATGAAACAATTTGTAAAAAGAGAGTTTCACTCTCGTTCAAAATTTTTTGCCTGCCTCTTGACCTTTTGTGCAGGATTTATCGACGCCTATACCTTCATTGAGAGGGGAGGGACCTTGGTGGCAGGGCAGACAGGAAACGTCGTTTTCCTTTCGGTTGAGCTCATCAATCAGGAGACAAGAGGAATTGAAGTTAAATTGGCAACTATGCTGGCCTTTATGCTGGGGATTTTTCTGATGACCGTTTTTCAGCATCATTTTGAGCATTCTTGGCGCAGGCTGTCCAGCGTTTTTCCCTTGATATTGACGACAGCTGTCGCTGGATTTTTGCCAGCAAATGTGTCCCATCTCTATATCGTGCCGCCACTGGCTTTCTGCATAGGTCTGGTCGCGACGGCTTTTGGCGAGGTGGATGGTATTGTCTATAACAACTCCTTTACGACGGGGAATATCAAGAAAACCATGGTAGCTTTCGGCAACTATGCTCGAAACAAAAAAGGGAAAGATTTGAAAGAAGGCCTTTTCTTTGTAGCCCTATTGGCAAGCTTTGTAGTCGGAGCCATCATCTCTACCTATCTGATTCAATTTTACCTCCTGAAGACCATCTGGCTTGTTTCCCTGATTCTAACAGCCTTTCTCCTTTTCCGAGGCATTCAGTATGTGAGGAGATGA
- the leuB gene encoding 3-isopropylmalate dehydrogenase: MTKEIVALAGDGIGPEIMEAGLKVLAAVAGKFGFTYHVTEKAFGGAGIDAEGNPLPQSTLEAAKEADAILLAAIGSPQYDSAPVRPEQGLLALRKELELYANIRPVKIFDALKHLSPLKAERIAGVDFVVVRELTGGIYFGEHILEDKSARDINDYSYEEVERIVRKAFDIARGRRKRVTSIDKQNVLATSKLWRRVADEVAKDYPDVTLEHQLVDSAAMLMITNPAKFDVVVTENLFGDILSDESSVLSGTLGVMPSASHSATGPSLYEPIHGSAPDIAGKGIANPISMILSVAMMLRDSFAELEAAEAIEAAVEKTLAQGILTRDLGGQAGTAQMTEAIINNL; this comes from the coding sequence ATGACAAAAGAAATTGTAGCTCTGGCGGGTGATGGTATCGGCCCAGAAATCATGGAAGCCGGTCTCAAAGTACTGGCTGCTGTTGCGGGCAAGTTTGGATTTACTTACCATGTCACAGAGAAGGCTTTTGGGGGTGCTGGTATTGATGCGGAAGGTAATCCTCTGCCTCAGTCAACTCTAGAAGCGGCCAAGGAGGCGGATGCTATTCTTCTAGCAGCTATCGGAAGTCCCCAGTATGATAGTGCTCCAGTTCGTCCGGAGCAAGGTTTGCTTGCTCTGCGCAAGGAGCTTGAACTCTATGCCAATATCCGCCCAGTTAAGATTTTCGATGCACTTAAGCATTTGTCGCCTTTGAAGGCTGAAAGAATTGCTGGTGTGGATTTCGTTGTCGTGCGTGAGCTGACTGGTGGGATTTACTTTGGCGAGCATATTTTGGAGGATAAATCTGCTCGTGATATCAACGACTACAGCTATGAAGAGGTGGAGCGGATTGTCCGTAAGGCCTTTGATATCGCGCGTGGTCGCAGAAAGCGCGTGACCAGTATTGACAAGCAAAATGTGTTAGCAACATCCAAACTCTGGCGCAGAGTGGCAGATGAGGTGGCCAAGGATTATCCAGATGTGACCTTGGAGCACCAACTGGTGGACAGCGCTGCTATGCTCATGATTACCAATCCTGCTAAGTTTGACGTTGTAGTAACGGAAAATCTCTTCGGGGATATTCTCTCAGACGAGTCCAGTGTCCTGTCAGGGACGCTGGGAGTTATGCCATCGGCCAGTCATTCGGCAACTGGACCAAGTCTTTACGAGCCTATCCATGGTTCAGCTCCTGATATTGCAGGGAAAGGCATTGCCAACCCTATCAGTATGATACTTTCTGTGGCCATGATGCTGCGGGATAGTTTTGCAGAGCTTGAGGCTGCAGAGGCGATTGAAGCAGCGGTTGAGAAGACTTTGGCTCAGGGTATTTTAACCCGAGATCTTGGCGGTCAGGCAGGGACAGCTCAAATGACGGAGGCAATTATTAATAACTTATGA
- a CDS encoding 2-isopropylmalate synthase, translated as MTRKVEFFDTSLRDGEQTPGVNFSIKEKVAIAKQLEKWGISVIEAGFPAASPDSFAAVQEIAKAITKASVTGLARSVKSDIDACYEALKDAKHPQIHVFIATSPIHREFKLKKSKEEILEAVKEHVSYARSKFDIVEFSPEDATRTELDFLFKVVQTAVDAGATYINIPDTVGFTTPEEFANIFDYLVANVTSDHKVVFGVHCHDDLGMATANSLTAIKHGAGRVQGTINGIGERAGNVALEEVAVALEIRQDYYQVETDIVLNETINTSELVSRFSGIPVPKNKAVVGGNAFSHESGIHQDGVLKNPLTYEIITPELVGVKSNSLPLGKLSGRHAFVEKLKELALDFAESEINDLFAKFKVLADKKNEVTDADIRALIAGTTVENPEGFHFDDLQLTTNDDHTITADVQLVNGDGETVSCVAEGQGSVEAIFNAIDQFFNQSVQLLSYNIEAVTDGIDSQARVLVAVENTDTDTIFNSSGIDFDVLKASAIAYIHANTFVQKENAGEIGHQVSYRDLPANN; from the coding sequence ATGACACGCAAAGTTGAGTTTTTTGATACCAGCCTCCGGGATGGCGAGCAGACACCAGGAGTGAATTTCTCTATCAAGGAAAAGGTGGCTATTGCCAAGCAGTTAGAGAAGTGGGGGATTTCAGTCATTGAAGCCGGTTTTCCTGCTGCGAGTCCAGATTCTTTTGCGGCGGTGCAGGAGATTGCTAAAGCCATCACAAAAGCTTCTGTTACTGGTCTGGCGCGTTCGGTCAAGTCCGATATTGATGCCTGTTATGAAGCGCTCAAGGATGCTAAGCATCCACAGATTCATGTCTTCATTGCGACCAGTCCTATTCACAGAGAGTTTAAGCTGAAAAAGTCTAAGGAAGAGATTTTAGAAGCTGTGAAAGAGCATGTCTCCTACGCGCGCTCCAAGTTCGATATAGTCGAGTTTTCGCCAGAGGATGCGACACGAACAGAGCTGGATTTCCTCTTTAAGGTGGTACAAACAGCAGTTGATGCAGGTGCGACTTATATCAATATTCCAGATACAGTCGGCTTTACTACTCCGGAAGAGTTTGCAAATATTTTCGACTACCTAGTGGCAAATGTGACTTCAGATCATAAGGTGGTATTTGGTGTTCATTGCCATGATGACCTTGGTATGGCAACGGCTAATAGTTTGACAGCTATCAAGCACGGTGCTGGTCGTGTTCAGGGAACTATCAATGGAATCGGTGAGCGGGCTGGAAATGTAGCATTGGAAGAAGTAGCAGTTGCCTTAGAGATTCGTCAGGACTATTACCAAGTTGAGACAGACATTGTCCTTAATGAAACCATCAACACTTCTGAGCTGGTATCCCGCTTCTCTGGTATTCCAGTGCCTAAGAACAAGGCGGTCGTTGGCGGCAATGCCTTCTCTCATGAGTCCGGTATCCATCAGGATGGTGTTCTTAAGAATCCACTGACCTATGAAATCATCACACCTGAGCTGGTTGGAGTCAAGAGCAATTCGCTTCCGCTTGGTAAACTGTCTGGCCGCCATGCCTTTGTCGAAAAACTCAAAGAATTGGCTCTGGACTTTGCAGAATCTGAAATTAATGATCTCTTTGCTAAATTTAAGGTCTTGGCTGATAAGAAAAATGAAGTCACAGACGCTGATATTCGGGCTCTGATTGCTGGAACGACGGTCGAAAATCCTGAAGGCTTCCACTTTGATGATCTGCAGTTGACGACCAATGATGACCATACCATCACAGCGGATGTGCAGTTGGTTAATGGCGACGGAGAGACGGTCAGCTGTGTGGCAGAAGGTCAAGGAAGCGTTGAAGCTATCTTTAATGCCATTGACCAATTCTTTAACCAGTCTGTTCAGCTTTTATCTTATAACATCGAGGCGGTGACGGATGGTATTGACTCTCAGGCTCGCGTCTTGGTGGCTGTTGAAAATACGGATACAGATACAATTTTCAACTCCTCTGGTATTGACTTTGATGTTCTTAAGGCCAGCGCCATTGCCTATATCCATGCCAATACCTTTGTGCAAAAGGAAAATGCGGGTGAAATCGGCCATCAGGTATCCTACCGCGATCTGCCTGCAAATAATTAG
- a CDS encoding L-threonylcarbamoyladenylate synthase codes for MTKHIQWNGQLSQEGYDILKGDGGCIVCPTKVGYIIMTSDKAGLERKFEAKARNRNKPGVVLCGSMDELRALAQLNPEIEAFYQKHWDEDILLGCILPWKPEAFEKLKAFGDGREELMTDVRGTSCFVIKFGKAGEQLAAKLWEEGKMVYASSANPSGKGNRGKVEGIGERIENAVDLVIEADDYVASIQPDKTIETRYEQGVMVSMVDKDGKLIPEQGGQRSISPAPVVIRKGLDIDKIMMHLSDTFNSWDYRQGEYY; via the coding sequence ATGACAAAACACATTCAATGGAACGGACAGCTTTCACAAGAAGGTTATGACATCTTGAAAGGCGATGGCGGCTGTATTGTTTGCCCGACCAAGGTAGGTTACATCATCATGACTAGCGATAAAGCTGGCTTGGAGCGTAAGTTCGAAGCTAAGGCTCGTAACCGTAATAAGCCAGGTGTTGTCCTCTGTGGCAGTATGGATGAGCTCCGTGCTTTGGCTCAGCTAAATCCGGAAATTGAAGCTTTTTATCAAAAGCATTGGGATGAAGACATCCTCTTGGGCTGTATCCTTCCATGGAAGCCAGAAGCTTTTGAAAAGCTCAAGGCCTTTGGCGACGGTCGGGAAGAGCTGATGACAGATGTTCGTGGAACTAGCTGTTTTGTTATTAAGTTTGGTAAGGCGGGCGAGCAGCTGGCAGCTAAGCTTTGGGAAGAAGGCAAGATGGTTTATGCTTCCTCAGCCAATCCATCCGGTAAAGGAAACCGTGGCAAGGTCGAAGGAATTGGCGAGCGCATCGAAAATGCTGTTGATTTAGTCATTGAAGCAGATGACTATGTAGCCTCTATCCAGCCAGACAAGACGATTGAAACTCGCTATGAGCAAGGTGTTATGGTTTCCATGGTGGATAAAGATGGAAAACTGATTCCAGAACAAGGTGGGCAACGTTCCATCTCACCAGCACCAGTGGTCATCCGCAAAGGCTTGGACATTGACAAAATCATGATGCACCTGTCCGATACTTTCAACTCATGGGATTACCGTCAGGGTGAATATTACTAA
- the leuD gene encoding 3-isopropylmalate dehydratase small subunit, with product MEKFTIYTGTTVPLMNDNIDTDQILPKQFLKLIDKKGFGKYLMYAWRYLDNQYTEDPDFVFNRPEYRKATILITGDNFGAGSSREHAAWALADYGFKVVIAGSFGDIHYNNELNNGMLPIVQPLEVRQALANLKPTDEVTVDLEQQKIFSPVGEFSFDIDGEWKHKLLNGLDDIGITLQYEDLIAEYEKNRPSYWQ from the coding sequence ATGGAAAAATTTACAATCTACACGGGGACAACAGTGCCCCTCATGAACGATAATATCGATACGGACCAAATTTTGCCCAAGCAGTTTCTCAAGTTGATTGATAAAAAAGGTTTTGGCAAGTACCTCATGTACGCATGGCGTTATCTGGACAATCAGTACACGGAAGATCCTGATTTTGTCTTTAATAGACCGGAGTACCGTAAGGCGACTATTCTGATTACAGGTGACAATTTCGGAGCCGGTTCCTCTCGGGAGCATGCCGCCTGGGCCTTGGCTGACTATGGCTTCAAGGTAGTCATTGCTGGATCTTTCGGGGATATTCACTACAACAACGAGCTTAATAACGGTATGCTGCCTATCGTCCAGCCATTGGAAGTCCGACAAGCCTTGGCTAACCTGAAGCCGACAGATGAAGTGACGGTGGATTTGGAGCAGCAGAAGATTTTTTCACCGGTGGGAGAATTCTCCTTTGACATTGATGGAGAATGGAAACATAAGCTCCTCAACGGTCTGGATGATATCGGCATTACGCTTCAGTATGAGGATTTGATTGCAGAATATGAAAAAAATCGTCCATCTTATTGGCAGTAA
- the udk gene encoding uridine kinase, with protein sequence MQNRPIIIGVTGGSGGGKTSVSRAILANFPNENIAMIEHDSYYKDQTHLTFEERVKTNYDHPFAFDTDLMIEQIKELLAGRPVDIPTYDYTEHTRSKKTYRQEPQDVFIVEGILVLEDQRLRDLMDIKIFVDTDDDVRIIRRIKRDMEERGRSLDSVIEQYLGVVKPMYHQFIEPTKRYADVIIPEGASNKVAIDLITTKIEKILKEAREG encoded by the coding sequence ATGCAAAATAGACCTATTATTATTGGTGTAACTGGTGGTTCCGGAGGCGGAAAGACCAGTGTTTCTCGAGCAATTTTGGCTAATTTTCCAAACGAAAATATTGCAATGATTGAGCATGACTCCTACTATAAGGATCAGACGCATCTGACTTTTGAGGAGCGGGTTAAGACCAACTATGACCATCCTTTTGCCTTTGATACGGATCTGATGATTGAGCAGATCAAGGAGCTCTTGGCTGGTCGACCAGTGGATATTCCCACTTACGACTATACGGAGCATACCCGCAGCAAAAAGACCTATCGTCAGGAGCCTCAGGATGTGTTCATCGTTGAGGGGATTTTGGTCTTAGAGGACCAGCGCCTGCGAGATTTGATGGATATTAAGATTTTTGTGGACACAGATGATGATGTTCGGATTATCCGCCGGATTAAGCGGGACATGGAAGAGCGCGGTCGCAGTTTGGATAGCGTTATTGAGCAGTATTTGGGTGTCGTTAAGCCTATGTACCATCAGTTCATCGAGCCGACCAAGCGCTATGCGGATGTCATCATTCCAGAGGGAGCTTCTAATAAGGTGGCTATTGACCTGATTACGACCAAGATTGAAAAAATCCTTAAGGAAGCCAGAGAAGGCTAG
- a CDS encoding nuclear transport factor 2 family protein, which yields MSKQVENAQNLYIHAIQDGRVAEAQAQSVGDTYIQHSTGVPDGKEGFAAFFANFFERHPEREMKIVRTIEDGNLVFVHVHQYLNGGEAQWVTTDTFRADENGRIVEHWDVIDYYRVPENGQLDQIFGDFEIMDLDKTVANKKTVRRFLTEIFQNGELEQWDDYVAEDLIQHNHEIGQGSDAYKNYVAEHGVTFDFVFQLLGQGNYVVSYGQTQIDGVAYAQYDIFRLENGKIVEHWDNKEVMPKVEDLTNRGKF from the coding sequence ATGTCAAAACAAGTTGAAAATGCACAAAATTTATACATTCATGCCATTCAAGATGGGCGCGTTGCCGAGGCTCAAGCTCAGTCTGTAGGGGATACCTACATTCAACACTCGACAGGTGTGCCAGATGGGAAAGAAGGGTTTGCGGCTTTCTTTGCAAATTTCTTTGAGCGCCATCCCGAGCGTGAGATGAAGATTGTTCGCACCATTGAAGACGGCAATCTAGTCTTCGTCCATGTTCATCAATATCTCAATGGCGGGGAAGCTCAATGGGTGACGACGGATACTTTCCGTGCGGATGAGAATGGCCGTATCGTGGAGCATTGGGATGTCATTGACTACTATCGTGTTCCAGAAAATGGACAGTTAGATCAGATCTTTGGAGATTTTGAAATTATGGATTTGGACAAGACAGTAGCAAATAAAAAAACCGTTCGTCGTTTCTTGACAGAAATCTTTCAAAACGGCGAACTAGAGCAGTGGGATGATTATGTGGCAGAAGATTTGATTCAGCACAATCATGAGATTGGCCAAGGAAGTGATGCTTATAAAAACTATGTGGCTGAACATGGTGTTACTTTCGACTTTGTTTTCCAGCTTTTGGGACAAGGAAACTATGTGGTCAGCTATGGGCAGACTCAGATAGATGGGGTGGCCTATGCCCAGTACGATATCTTCCGTCTAGAAAATGGGAAAATTGTGGAGCATTGGGATAATAAAGAAGTCATGCCTAAGGTAGAAGACTTGACCAATCGAGGGAAGTTTTAA
- a CDS encoding ABC transporter ATP-binding protein yields the protein MIEYKNVALRYTEKDVLRDVNLRIEDGEFMVLVGPSGSGKTTMLKMINRLLEPTDGDIYMDGKRIKDYDERELRLSTGYVLQAIALFPNLTVVENIALIPEMKGWSKADIQQKTVELLELVGLPAEDYAQRMPSELSGGEQQRVGIVRAIIAQPKILLMDEPFSALDAISRKQLQSLTKSIHDQFGMTTIFVTHDTDEALKLGNRIAVLQDGEIRQVATPEEILSAPATSFVADLFGGVQHG from the coding sequence ATGATTGAATACAAGAATGTAGCGCTACGCTATACAGAAAAGGATGTCTTGAGAGATGTCAACTTACGGATTGAGGATGGTGAATTTATGGTTTTAGTGGGTCCTTCTGGGTCCGGTAAGACAACCATGCTCAAGATGATCAACCGTCTCTTGGAACCTACAGATGGCGATATTTACATGGATGGCAAGCGCATCAAAGACTATGATGAGCGTGAGCTGCGCCTTTCTACAGGCTATGTCTTACAAGCGATTGCTCTCTTTCCAAATCTAACGGTGGTAGAAAATATTGCTCTCATTCCTGAAATGAAAGGATGGAGCAAAGCAGATATTCAGCAGAAGACCGTTGAATTGCTGGAGCTAGTGGGCTTACCTGCAGAAGACTATGCTCAGCGTATGCCGAGTGAGCTGTCTGGTGGTGAGCAGCAACGGGTGGGTATTGTCCGTGCTATTATCGCCCAACCCAAAATCCTGCTGATGGATGAGCCTTTTTCAGCTCTTGATGCCATCTCGCGTAAGCAATTGCAGAGCTTGACCAAGAGTATCCATGACCAGTTTGGGATGACGACAATCTTTGTGACCCATGATACGGACGAGGCTTTAAAGTTGGGGAATCGGATTGCTGTTCTGCAGGACGGGGAGATTCGTCAAGTGGCGACACCTGAGGAAATCTTATCTGCACCTGCAACCAGCTTCGTAGCAGATTTGTTTGGAGGTGTTCAACATGGCTAA
- a CDS encoding ABC transporter permease/substrate-binding protein — MANLFSTFQERFGEWLAALGQHLQLSLLTLLVAIFLTIPLAIYLHSHKKTANWVLQIAGIFQTIPSMALLGLFIPLMGIGTLPALTALVIYAIFPILENTVTALNGIDPSLEEAGIAFGMTKWERLKKFELPLAMPVIVSGVRTATVMIIGTATLAALVGAGGLGSFILLGIDRRNASLILIGAISSAVLAILFNSLLKWMEKAKLRTVFTAFAVLILGLGASYTPSLFPKQEKDHLVIAGKLGPEPEILMNMYKLLIEENTDMTVTVKPNFGKTDFLYQALKKGDIDIYPEFTGTITGTLLQPAPKASTDAEEVFEAARDGIRKQDNLVLLNHMAYHNTYAIAVPKSVAKEYNLKTISDLKTVQDKLKAGFTLEFNDREDGNKGLQSLYGLNLNVSTMEPALRYQAIQSGDIQITDAYSTDAELARYDLQVLEDDKHLFPPYQGAPLMKAELLEKHPELEGILNKLAGKITESQMSQMNYQVGIEGKKAENIARDYLVKEGLLKK; from the coding sequence ATGGCTAATTTGTTTTCTACCTTTCAGGAGCGCTTTGGCGAATGGTTGGCAGCCTTAGGGCAACACCTCCAGCTGTCTCTTCTGACCTTACTAGTGGCTATCTTCCTGACCATTCCGCTCGCTATCTATCTTCATAGTCACAAAAAAACAGCCAATTGGGTGCTGCAAATTGCAGGAATCTTTCAAACTATTCCTTCAATGGCCTTGCTGGGACTCTTTATCCCACTCATGGGGATTGGTACACTGCCAGCACTGACTGCTCTGGTGATTTACGCTATTTTCCCGATTTTAGAAAATACTGTCACGGCTTTGAATGGGATTGATCCTAGTTTAGAAGAAGCTGGAATCGCCTTTGGGATGACCAAGTGGGAGCGACTCAAAAAGTTTGAACTGCCTCTAGCTATGCCTGTCATCGTATCAGGAGTTCGGACTGCAACGGTTATGATTATCGGAACAGCAACTCTAGCAGCACTTGTCGGAGCTGGCGGACTAGGTTCTTTTATCCTTCTAGGAATTGACCGTCGCAATGCCAGCCTGATCTTGATTGGAGCTATTTCATCTGCAGTTTTGGCTATTCTTTTCAACAGTCTCCTTAAATGGATGGAAAAGGCTAAGCTTCGGACTGTATTTACAGCTTTTGCTGTCTTAATACTCGGACTAGGCGCTTCTTACACTCCAAGTCTCTTTCCCAAGCAGGAGAAGGATCATCTGGTTATAGCTGGGAAATTAGGTCCAGAACCAGAAATTCTCATGAATATGTATAAACTTCTCATTGAGGAAAATACGGATATGACTGTGACAGTCAAGCCAAACTTTGGTAAGACTGACTTCCTTTATCAAGCTCTAAAAAAAGGTGATATTGATATTTATCCTGAGTTTACCGGTACGATTACTGGAACTCTCTTGCAGCCTGCTCCAAAAGCCAGTACTGATGCTGAAGAAGTTTTTGAAGCAGCACGTGATGGAATCAGAAAACAGGACAATCTAGTCTTGCTAAATCACATGGCTTATCATAATACCTATGCGATTGCTGTACCCAAGAGTGTCGCCAAAGAATACAATCTTAAAACCATCTCTGACCTTAAGACAGTTCAAGACAAGCTCAAGGCAGGGTTTACCTTGGAATTTAACGACCGTGAAGATGGGAACAAGGGTTTGCAATCTCTATATGGCCTTAATCTCAATGTGTCAACCATGGAGCCAGCGCTTCGCTACCAAGCTATCCAGTCGGGTGATATTCAAATCACGGATGCCTATTCGACTGACGCAGAACTTGCGCGTTATGATTTACAAGTTTTAGAAGACGATAAGCACCTTTTCCCTCCTTATCAAGGAGCACCTCTCATGAAGGCTGAATTGCTCGAAAAACACCCTGAATTGGAAGGTATTCTCAATAAGTTGGCTGGTAAAATTACGGAAAGCCAGATGAGCCAGATGAATTATCAAGTTGGCATTGAAGGTAAAAAGGCCGAAAATATCGCGCGTGACTATCTGGTCAAGGAAGGACTTTTAAAAAAATAA
- a CDS encoding MarR family winged helix-turn-helix transcriptional regulator, with protein MKDSHLVAYHIRLLNGRIFQKLLNQDPEALYRSEQGKILTVLWNSETGCATATDIALATGLANNTLTTMLKKLEEQGLVTFSQCGLDKRKKYVKLTEQGWSQKEVGHRVSQKLDAIFYKGFSEEEIRQFESYQERILANLKEKEA; from the coding sequence ATGAAAGACAGTCATTTGGTAGCCTATCATATTCGTTTGTTGAATGGGCGGATTTTTCAAAAGTTACTGAATCAGGATCCTGAAGCTCTTTATCGGAGTGAACAGGGCAAGATTCTCACAGTTTTATGGAATAGTGAAACGGGTTGCGCTACGGCGACAGATATTGCACTGGCGACAGGATTGGCCAATAATACGCTGACGACTATGCTGAAAAAGCTGGAAGAACAGGGTTTGGTGACCTTTAGTCAGTGTGGTTTAGACAAGCGAAAAAAATATGTCAAGTTGACGGAGCAAGGTTGGTCCCAGAAAGAAGTTGGCCATCGCGTCAGTCAAAAATTGGATGCTATTTTTTATAAAGGTTTCTCAGAGGAAGAAATTCGCCAGTTTGAAAGTTATCAGGAACGCATCTTAGCGAATTTAAAAGAAAAAGAGGCATAA
- a CDS encoding DUF1294 domain-containing protein, whose amino-acid sequence MKWILTGICLLWNLVVFLLYGWDKRKAKKNHYRIPEKTLLLSALAAAGLGALLGGRLFHHKTRKWYFWLAWICGIIVGIGILYYIWRS is encoded by the coding sequence ATGAAATGGATATTAACAGGTATTTGCCTGCTATGGAACCTTGTCGTTTTCCTGCTTTATGGCTGGGATAAGCGTAAGGCTAAGAAAAATCACTACCGCATTCCAGAGAAAACCTTGCTCTTGTCAGCTTTGGCAGCCGCAGGTTTGGGCGCTTTATTAGGCGGTCGCCTCTTTCATCACAAGACCAGAAAATGGTATTTCTGGCTGGCTTGGATTTGCGGAATAATAGTGGGAATCGGAATTTTATATTACATATGGAGAAGCTAG
- the leuC gene encoding 3-isopropylmalate dehydratase large subunit, whose amino-acid sequence MAGKSIFDKLWERHLITGEEGQPQLMYVDQHYIHEVTSPQAFQGLRDAGRKVRRPDLTFGTFDHNVPTVNIYDIRDVISKAQIDKLSENVKDFGIEHAAHGSELQGIVHMVGPETGKTQPGKFIVCGDSHTATHGAFGAIAFGIGTSEVEHVFATQTIWQVKPKKMLVKFTGVPPKGVYSKDFILALIARYGVAAGVGHVVEYAGDAIDHLTMEERMTICNMSIEFGSKMGIMNPDQKTYDYVKGRPGAPKDFEAAVADWKTLVSDPDAVYDKVIEIDVSELAPMVTWGTNPSMGVEFGAAFPEIRDMNDERAYNYMDLSPGKKAEDIDLGYIFIGSCTNARLSDLQLAAKFVAGKHIAPNLTAIVVPGSRPVKRAAEKMGLDKIFMDAGFEWRDPGCSMCLGMNPDKVPDGVHCASTSNRNFEDRQGFGAKTHLCSPAMAAAAAIAGRFVDVRQLPEVQ is encoded by the coding sequence ATGGCTGGAAAATCGATTTTTGATAAGCTTTGGGAAAGGCATCTGATAACTGGTGAAGAAGGCCAGCCCCAGCTTATGTATGTGGATCAGCATTATATTCATGAAGTAACCAGCCCTCAGGCTTTTCAAGGCCTTCGAGATGCAGGGCGCAAAGTTAGACGGCCGGATTTGACCTTTGGAACCTTTGATCATAATGTTCCTACGGTCAATATCTATGATATTCGGGATGTGATTTCCAAGGCTCAGATTGATAAACTTTCTGAGAATGTCAAGGATTTTGGTATCGAGCATGCGGCTCACGGATCGGAGTTGCAGGGGATTGTCCATATGGTTGGACCGGAAACTGGCAAGACTCAGCCGGGCAAATTCATCGTCTGCGGTGACAGTCACACGGCCACTCACGGTGCTTTTGGTGCTATTGCTTTTGGAATCGGTACTTCGGAGGTAGAGCACGTCTTTGCCACGCAGACCATTTGGCAGGTCAAGCCTAAGAAAATGCTGGTCAAATTTACTGGGGTGCCACCTAAAGGTGTCTATTCCAAGGACTTTATCCTCGCTCTGATTGCCCGATATGGTGTGGCTGCAGGTGTTGGGCATGTGGTCGAGTATGCTGGCGATGCGATTGATCATCTGACTATGGAAGAGCGCATGACCATCTGCAATATGTCCATTGAGTTTGGCTCTAAGATGGGCATTATGAATCCCGACCAGAAGACCTATGATTACGTTAAAGGGCGGCCGGGCGCTCCCAAGGACTTTGAAGCAGCGGTAGCTGATTGGAAGACTTTGGTCAGTGATCCTGATGCCGTCTATGATAAGGTCATTGAGATTGATGTCTCCGAGCTGGCACCTATGGTGACTTGGGGAACCAATCCTTCTATGGGAGTAGAGTTTGGCGCGGCTTTCCCAGAAATTCGCGATATGAACGACGAGCGGGCTTACAATTACATGGACCTCTCACCGGGTAAGAAAGCAGAAGATATTGACCTAGGTTATATCTTTATCGGCTCCTGTACCAATGCCAGGCTCAGTGACTTGCAGCTGGCAGCTAAGTTTGTCGCTGGTAAGCACATTGCTCCCAATCTGACAGCTATCGTCGTACCAGGCTCTCGTCCGGTCAAGCGGGCTGCTGAAAAGATGGGACTGGATAAAATTTTCATGGATGCAGGCTTTGAGTGGCGCGATCCGGGTTGTTCCATGTGCCTGGGAATGAATCCAGACAAGGTGCCGGACGGAGTCCACTGTGCCTCGACCAGCAATCGGAACTTTGAGGATCGGCAGGGATTTGGAGCAAAGACCCATCTTTGTAGTCCAGCCATGGCAGCAGCAGCAGCCATTGCCGGGCGATTTGTAGATGTCCGCCAGCTACCGGAGGTCCAGTAA